One Vibrio penaeicida DNA segment encodes these proteins:
- a CDS encoding aminoacyl-histidine dipeptidase, translating to MSEFHSEISQLSPAKLWQFFDKICSIPHPSKHEEELAQYIINWATEQGLDVRRDPTGNVFIKKPATPGMENKKGVVLQAHIDMVPQKNEDTDHDFTKDPIQPYIDGEWVTAKGTTLGSDNGIGMASCLAVLASDDIKHGPVQVLLTVDEEAGMTGAFGLEAGWLEGDILLNTDSEQEGEVYMGCAGGIDGAMTFDIQREEVPEGYVTRVLTLKGLKGGHSGCDIHTGRGNANKLFARFLAVHAQELDLRLIDFRGGSLRNAIPREAFATVAVPAENQDKLAELFNTYTNLLSAELGKIETSIVSFNEEAENTGKVFVQADQFRFVSALNAAPNGVIRMSDEIEGVVETSLNVGVITTEDDKVTVLCLIRSLIDSGREQVESTLRSIAELAGAELSFSGAYPGWKPDADSEIMAIFREMYEGIYGHKPNIMVIHAGLECGLFKEPYPEMDMVSFGPTIKFPHSPDEKVKIDTVALYWEQMVALLEAIPEKK from the coding sequence GTGTCTGAGTTCCATTCTGAAATCAGCCAGTTGTCCCCAGCGAAGCTTTGGCAGTTCTTCGATAAAATTTGTTCTATTCCTCACCCTTCAAAGCATGAGGAAGAGCTTGCTCAATACATTATAAATTGGGCTACAGAGCAAGGCTTGGATGTACGCCGCGATCCTACTGGTAACGTGTTTATCAAAAAGCCAGCCACACCAGGAATGGAAAATAAGAAAGGCGTAGTGCTTCAAGCGCACATCGATATGGTTCCTCAAAAAAATGAAGACACGGACCATGACTTCACAAAAGATCCTATCCAACCTTACATTGATGGTGAATGGGTTACTGCAAAGGGCACGACTCTAGGTTCAGATAACGGTATTGGTATGGCTTCTTGCTTAGCTGTACTTGCTTCTGACGACATTAAACATGGTCCAGTTCAAGTTTTACTGACGGTTGATGAAGAAGCAGGCATGACTGGCGCATTCGGTTTGGAGGCTGGATGGCTGGAAGGGGACATTCTTCTCAATACAGATTCTGAGCAGGAAGGTGAAGTATACATGGGTTGTGCTGGCGGTATTGATGGTGCAATGACATTTGATATCCAACGCGAAGAAGTACCAGAAGGTTACGTGACTCGCGTGCTCACTCTAAAAGGCTTAAAAGGTGGGCATTCCGGTTGTGATATTCACACGGGTCGTGGTAACGCGAACAAATTATTTGCTCGCTTCCTTGCCGTTCATGCTCAAGAACTTGATCTTCGACTTATTGATTTCCGTGGTGGTAGCCTTCGTAACGCCATTCCAAGAGAAGCGTTTGCTACCGTTGCCGTCCCTGCTGAAAACCAAGACAAACTAGCAGAACTTTTCAATACTTACACAAACCTGCTCTCTGCTGAATTAGGCAAAATTGAAACAAGCATCGTCTCTTTCAATGAAGAAGCAGAGAATACAGGAAAAGTGTTTGTTCAGGCAGATCAATTCCGTTTTGTTTCCGCTTTAAACGCCGCGCCAAACGGTGTTATTCGTATGAGTGATGAAATCGAGGGTGTGGTAGAAACGTCTTTGAATGTTGGTGTCATCACAACAGAAGATGACAAGGTCACTGTACTGTGTTTGATTCGCTCTTTGATTGACTCGGGTCGAGAGCAAGTTGAAAGCACGCTTCGCTCTATTGCAGAGTTGGCTGGGGCAGAATTATCTTTCTCTGGCGCTTACCCTGGTTGGAAGCCAGACGCAGATTCAGAAATCATGGCTATCTTCCGTGAAATGTATGAAGGCATCTACGGACATAAACCTAATATCATGGTGATTCACGCTGGATTAGAATGTGGGTTGTTCAAAGAACCTTACCCTGAAATGGATATGGTTTCTTTCGGACCAACAATCAAATTCCCTCACTCTCCAGATGAGAAGGTGAAAATTGATACCGTTGCTTTGTACTGGGAACAAATGGTTGCACTACTGGAAGCCATTCCAGAAAAGAAATAA
- a CDS encoding NCS2 family permease — MLERLFKLSEHNTSVRTEIIAGVTTFLTMAYIIFVNPAILSDTGMDRDAVFVATCLAAAVGCFIMGLVANYPIAQAPGMGLNAFFTYSVVLGMGHTWQVALAAVFVSGVLFILLSIFKIREWIIHSIPMSLRTGISAGIGLFLAFIGLKNAGIVVDNPATFVSLGQITSLPAVLASLGFFLTIALVHKGVKGAVMIAILAVTGLGLAFGDVTWGGVASWPPSIAPTFMQLDFSAVFEIGMISVVFAFLFVDLFDTAGTLVGVAQKADLIQKDGKIPRLNRALLADSTATSVGAVLGTSNTTSYIESVSGVAAGGRTGLTAVVVGILFLLALFFSPLAGMIPAYATAGALFYVAILMLSGLVSIDWCDLTEAAPVVVTCLLMPLTFSIADGIALGFIAYAAIKALSGKAQDVSLSVWVMAAIFTIKFVLSAG; from the coding sequence ATGCTCGAAAGGCTATTTAAACTGAGTGAACACAATACCAGTGTGCGCACCGAAATCATTGCCGGGGTGACGACTTTTCTCACCATGGCTTATATCATTTTTGTTAACCCAGCGATTTTGTCTGATACCGGAATGGATCGTGATGCTGTGTTTGTCGCAACATGTTTAGCGGCCGCCGTTGGGTGTTTCATTATGGGCTTAGTGGCAAACTACCCAATCGCTCAAGCACCAGGTATGGGGTTAAATGCCTTCTTTACTTATTCCGTTGTATTGGGGATGGGGCATACATGGCAAGTGGCATTAGCGGCGGTTTTTGTTTCTGGTGTTCTATTTATTTTACTGAGCATTTTTAAAATCCGCGAGTGGATCATTCACTCTATACCTATGTCATTGCGAACGGGTATTTCGGCAGGTATTGGTTTGTTCTTAGCTTTCATCGGACTGAAAAATGCCGGTATTGTTGTGGATAATCCAGCGACGTTTGTCTCGTTAGGGCAAATCACTTCTCTTCCAGCTGTACTCGCTTCACTTGGTTTCTTTTTGACCATTGCACTGGTTCATAAAGGTGTAAAAGGCGCAGTCATGATTGCTATTCTAGCAGTGACGGGTCTTGGCTTAGCATTCGGTGATGTAACTTGGGGTGGTGTGGCTTCGTGGCCGCCAAGCATTGCACCAACCTTTATGCAATTGGATTTCTCTGCTGTATTTGAAATCGGTATGATTTCCGTCGTGTTTGCTTTCCTATTTGTCGATTTGTTTGATACTGCAGGCACCTTAGTAGGGGTAGCGCAAAAAGCCGACCTTATTCAAAAAGATGGCAAGATTCCTCGCTTGAACCGAGCACTTCTCGCGGATTCAACAGCAACATCTGTTGGTGCTGTTCTGGGTACATCGAACACTACGTCTTACATCGAAAGTGTTTCTGGCGTTGCTGCTGGTGGTCGAACTGGTCTCACTGCGGTTGTGGTTGGCATTTTATTCCTACTTGCTTTATTCTTCTCGCCACTAGCTGGAATGATCCCCGCTTACGCGACAGCAGGCGCACTATTTTATGTTGCAATCCTGATGCTCTCCGGTTTGGTTAGTATTGACTGGTGCGATCTAACCGAAGCGGCTCCTGTTGTTGTGACGTGTCTTCTGATGCCGCTAACATTTTCTATCGCTGATGGTATTGCTTTAGGTTTTATTGCCTATGCAGCTATCAAAGCGCTGAGTGGTAAAGCGCAAGATGTGTCCCTAAGTGTTTGGGTTATGGCAGCCATTTTCACCATTAAATTCGTTCTTAGCGCAGGCTAA
- the mltF gene encoding membrane-bound lytic murein transglycosylase MltF — MISVVLSGCQIESNPKSELVKIKERGTLRVGTLNNQLSYYIGPDGPTGLDFELAKQFADELGVNLEMKPAYRLSELFPALDRGEIDMIAAGLSQTPDRLKHFRAGPAYYYVSQQVVYKKGSWRPRNVDQLVKKQIPIIVVKDSHFERTLKTLQQEKPGLVYRDEKDADVNDLLQKVSRGELALTMADSVELSLSQRLYPSLALAFELTEDQPISWYMRRSDDESLYALLIEFFGLLKQSGDLARLEEKYFGHVESFDYVDTRAFIRALDSKLPKWEALFKKHSNEFDWRLIAALGYQESHWNPLAKSPTGVRGMMMLTLPTAKSVGVKNRLDPEQSVRGGVEYLRRIVDRVPDSISEHEKIWFALASYNVGYGHMMDARRLTKRQGGDPDSWADVKDRLPLLRKKEFYSKTRYGYARGDEARNYVENIRRYYQSIIGHIDKQRIANEEINIDDLQVIDVPLSAALPTTSGAEATSSKDTNKQQDKPAQGEKDSEKPKEDKN; from the coding sequence ATGATAAGCGTCGTGTTATCTGGCTGTCAGATAGAATCCAACCCAAAAAGTGAACTCGTAAAGATTAAAGAAAGAGGCACGCTAAGAGTCGGAACACTGAATAATCAGCTTTCTTACTATATTGGCCCGGATGGCCCTACTGGCTTAGATTTTGAGCTCGCCAAGCAATTTGCTGACGAGCTTGGAGTCAATTTGGAAATGAAACCAGCCTACCGTTTATCGGAATTGTTCCCAGCGCTTGATCGTGGCGAAATTGATATGATTGCGGCTGGGTTAAGTCAGACCCCTGATCGCCTTAAGCATTTTCGCGCCGGACCAGCTTACTATTATGTATCTCAGCAGGTGGTGTATAAAAAAGGATCATGGCGACCAAGAAACGTTGATCAGCTGGTTAAAAAGCAAATCCCTATCATCGTTGTAAAAGATTCACACTTTGAACGCACACTAAAAACACTCCAACAAGAAAAACCTGGACTCGTTTATCGCGATGAAAAGGACGCCGACGTCAACGATCTATTACAGAAAGTATCTAGGGGCGAATTGGCACTCACCATGGCTGATTCGGTTGAGCTTTCTTTATCTCAGCGTTTGTACCCTTCATTGGCATTGGCATTTGAGCTAACAGAAGACCAGCCGATCTCTTGGTATATGCGGCGCAGCGACGATGAAAGCCTCTACGCACTGCTCATCGAATTCTTTGGGCTTCTTAAACAATCTGGCGATTTGGCTCGATTGGAAGAAAAATACTTCGGTCACGTGGAAAGCTTCGATTACGTGGATACAAGAGCATTTATTCGCGCATTAGACAGCAAGCTGCCTAAATGGGAAGCGCTATTCAAGAAGCACTCTAACGAATTCGACTGGCGCTTAATTGCAGCGCTGGGCTATCAAGAATCACATTGGAATCCACTCGCCAAATCGCCAACTGGGGTAAGAGGCATGATGATGCTTACCTTGCCAACCGCAAAAAGCGTTGGCGTAAAGAATCGTCTCGATCCTGAACAATCCGTACGTGGTGGTGTGGAATACTTGAGGCGCATCGTCGACCGCGTCCCTGATTCTATTTCCGAACACGAAAAAATTTGGTTTGCTCTCGCCTCTTATAATGTGGGTTACGGTCACATGATGGACGCAAGAAGGCTCACCAAACGTCAAGGTGGCGATCCAGACTCTTGGGCAGATGTAAAAGACAGATTGCCACTACTGCGGAAAAAAGAGTTTTATAGCAAAACTCGCTATGGCTACGCTCGCGGAGATGAAGCGAGGAACTACGTTGAGAATATTCGCCGTTACTACCAATCGATCATTGGTCATATTGATAAGCAGCGTATCGCAAACGAAGAAATCAACATTGACGATCTTCAGGTTATTGATGTTCCACTGTCTGCCGCTCTGCCTACGACTTCGGGAGCTGAGGCAACATCAAGTAAAGACACTAATAAGCAACAAGATAAACCTGCTCAAGGCGAGAAAGACAGCGAAAAGCCCAAAGAAGACAAGAATTAA
- a CDS encoding DUF3622 domain-containing protein produces the protein MSKNRKFAIRVSEKRNGWTAEITRQVTSRRTVVSKRETGFESEVLANEWAEKTLAEFVENQAKRNDRKAEKRSEREAAALALAEKVAAEKAKKAAEEKKSIADEE, from the coding sequence ATGTCGAAAAACAGAAAATTTGCTATCCGTGTGTCTGAGAAGCGCAATGGCTGGACAGCAGAAATCACTCGCCAAGTTACATCGCGTCGTACTGTTGTATCGAAACGCGAAACTGGTTTTGAGTCTGAAGTTTTAGCAAACGAGTGGGCAGAAAAAACGCTGGCTGAGTTTGTAGAAAATCAAGCTAAGCGCAATGATCGTAAAGCTGAAAAGCGAAGCGAGCGCGAAGCTGCTGCATTGGCTTTGGCTGAAAAAGTGGCCGCAGAAAAAGCGAAAAAAGCAGCGGAAGAAAAGAAAAGTATCGCTGACGAAGAGTAA
- a CDS encoding LysR substrate-binding domain-containing protein — MDQWEGVTEFVAVAEQESFTLSAQKLSTSVAQVSRKIARLEQRLSVKLFLRTTRRVTLTDAGKVYYQHCRHLVDGLEFAEEAVTELQTTLKGKIKLTAPVTYGEQMLAPLLNEFLVEYPEVELDFHLSNQKLDMLEHGFDLAIRLGHLGDSTYIAKRLGARQMHVCASPAYLEQFGEPRSLLELSQHQCLIGNHPYWRFIENGHKRQLSVEGRMKCDSGRVLIDSALKGIGIVQLPDYYVHPYMATGELVELLTDFRDTKEGIWALYPNNRYLSSKVRLLIDFLADRMSIY; from the coding sequence ATGGACCAATGGGAAGGGGTCACAGAGTTTGTCGCTGTGGCGGAACAAGAGAGTTTTACACTTTCAGCTCAAAAATTATCAACCTCAGTCGCACAAGTGAGCCGAAAAATTGCACGTTTAGAACAACGTTTGTCGGTAAAACTGTTCCTAAGAACCACACGTAGGGTGACGTTGACTGATGCTGGCAAAGTGTATTATCAGCATTGTCGGCATTTAGTGGATGGCCTTGAGTTTGCCGAAGAGGCGGTAACAGAGCTTCAAACGACTCTTAAGGGGAAGATCAAGCTAACGGCACCGGTAACATACGGGGAACAAATGCTTGCCCCTTTGCTGAATGAATTTTTAGTCGAGTACCCTGAAGTCGAATTAGACTTCCACCTTTCTAACCAGAAGCTGGACATGCTAGAGCATGGCTTTGATTTGGCTATTCGCCTCGGGCACTTAGGTGATTCCACCTACATTGCCAAGCGGTTAGGTGCTCGTCAAATGCATGTATGTGCGAGCCCAGCCTACTTAGAACAATTTGGCGAACCTCGATCTTTATTGGAGCTCTCCCAGCATCAATGTTTGATAGGAAATCATCCCTATTGGAGATTCATTGAAAATGGTCATAAAAGGCAGCTTTCCGTCGAAGGGCGGATGAAATGCGACAGCGGGCGCGTATTGATTGATTCCGCGCTCAAAGGTATTGGCATCGTTCAATTGCCTGATTATTACGTTCACCCCTATATGGCAACCGGAGAATTGGTCGAATTACTTACCGATTTTCGTGATACCAAAGAAGGCATATGGGCGCTGTATCCTAACAATCGGTATTTATCCTCTAAAGTTCGATTACTGATTGATTTTCTAGCTGACCGTATGTCTATTTATTAA
- the gpt gene encoding xanthine phosphoribosyltransferase, translated as MSNKFIITWDNMQMYCRQLAERQMPAEQWKGIIGVSRGGLVPAAILARELGIRYVDTVCISSYDHDHQRDMSVLKAPEGDGEGFLIVDDLADSGDTARQIREMYPKAKLITVCAKPAGIDLVDDYVVDIPQDTWIEQPWDMALTFVDPINK; from the coding sequence ATGAGTAATAAATTTATCATCACCTGGGACAACATGCAGATGTACTGCCGTCAGCTTGCTGAGCGTCAAATGCCGGCAGAGCAATGGAAAGGCATCATTGGCGTGAGCCGTGGTGGTTTGGTTCCTGCCGCTATTCTAGCTCGTGAACTGGGTATTCGCTATGTGGACACGGTTTGTATTTCTAGTTATGACCACGATCATCAGCGCGATATGTCGGTTTTAAAAGCACCAGAAGGTGATGGTGAAGGCTTCCTGATTGTTGACGATTTGGCAGACAGTGGTGACACAGCTCGTCAGATCCGTGAAATGTACCCAAAGGCTAAGTTGATTACTGTTTGTGCGAAACCTGCTGGTATCGATTTGGTTGATGATTATGTTGTTGATATTCCACAAGATACTTGGATAGAGCAACCATGGGATATGGCGTTGACATTCGTTGATCCAATCAACAAATAA
- the tadA gene encoding tRNA adenosine(34) deaminase TadA yields MSFSEQDEHFMRRAIELAHQAELEGEVPVGAVLVKDGYVIAEGWNRSIGQHDATAHAEVQALRKAGSELENYRLLDTTLYVTLEPCPMCAGALLHSRVKRVVYGAPDLKAGAAGTVLNLFESQASYHYATIESGLLEQECREQLQSFFKRRRKEKKALKEGKSDGKHQN; encoded by the coding sequence GTGTCATTTAGTGAACAAGATGAACATTTCATGCGACGAGCTATCGAGCTTGCTCATCAAGCTGAATTAGAAGGTGAAGTGCCTGTCGGTGCAGTATTGGTAAAGGATGGTTATGTGATTGCCGAAGGCTGGAACCGGTCAATAGGGCAACATGACGCAACGGCACACGCTGAAGTGCAAGCGTTGCGCAAAGCGGGCAGTGAGCTGGAAAACTACCGATTGCTTGATACCACCCTATACGTCACGTTAGAGCCATGCCCCATGTGCGCAGGTGCGCTGCTTCATAGCCGAGTAAAGAGAGTGGTTTATGGTGCGCCAGATTTAAAAGCAGGGGCGGCAGGTACAGTATTGAATCTGTTTGAAAGCCAAGCGTCGTATCACTACGCGACAATAGAATCAGGGTTACTTGAGCAAGAGTGCAGAGAGCAATTACAAAGCTTTTTTAAACGTCGACGGAAAGAAAAAAAAGCGTTAAAAGAAGGGAAGTCTGATGGCAAACATCAGAATTGA
- the purL gene encoding phosphoribosylformylglycinamidine synthase — protein MRILRGSPALSEFRVNKLLELCREQSLPVTGIYAEFMHFADLTADLDASELGKLEKLLTYGPTIEEHEPEGLLLLATPRPGTISPWSSKSTDIAVNCGLDKVKRLERGTAYYIESSETLSEDQTQAVKALIHDRMMESVFTDLDAASALFTVAEPAPVADVDILAGGRAALEEANVSLGLALAEDEIDYLVENFTKLGRNPNDIELMMFAQANSEHCRHKIFNADWTIDGVDQDKSLFKMIKNTFETTPDHVLSAYKDNAAVMTGSKVGRFFPDPESRQYNYHHEDAHILMKVETHNHPTAISPWPGASTGSGGEIRDEGATGIGGKPKAGLVGFTTSNLRIPGYEQPWETDFGKPGRIVNALDIMLEGPLGGAAFNNEFGRPNLLGYFRTYEEKVTSHAGEEVRGYHKPIMIAGGMGNIRDEHVQKKEIPVGASLIVLGGPAMNIGLGGGAASSMASGQSAEDLDFASVQRENPEMERRCQEVIDRCWQLGDDNPIAFIHDVGAGGISNALPELCDDGERGGKFQLRDVPNDELSMSPLEIWCNESQERYVMAVAPENMATFEAICKRERAPYAVVGVATEERHLTLEDSHFDNTPIDMPMDILLGKTPKMHRDAKTLKVESSAISREGIELNEAADRVLRLPTVAEKTFLITIGDRSVTGLVARDQMVGPWQVPVANCAVTAASYDSYHGEAMSMGERTPVALLDFGASARLAVGESLTNIAATDIGDIKHIKLSANWMSPAGHPGEDAGLYEAVKAVGEELCPALGLTIPVGKDSMSMKTKWNENGEDKEVTSPLSLVITAFGRVEDVRKTVTPQLLTDKGESSLVLVDLGNGKNRLGATALAQVYKQLGDKPADVDNAEQLKGFFDAMQTLVREDKLLAYHDKGDGGLFVTLAEMAFAGHCGVRSNIAELGEDALATLFNEELGAVVQVKNDDLDAVLSTLAANGLETCSHVIGSVEDSDNFVITSGDAIVLERSRTELRTIWAETTHKMQGLRDNPACADQEFEAKKDNSDPGLNVKLSYDVNEDIAAPYIATGAKPKMAILREQGVNSHVEMAAAFDRAGFEATDIHMSDILTGQAVLEEYNGLVACGGFSYGDVLGAGEGWAKSILFNEEARSQFESFFKREDTFSLGVCNGCQMLSNLKELIPGADLWPRFVRNESERFEARFSLVEVQKSDSVFFDGMEGSRMPIAVSHGEGRVEVRGGEHLNAIENSGTVALRYVDNNGNQTQQYPNNPNGSPNAITGLTTSDGRVTIMMPHPERVFRTVANSWSPEGWGENGAWMRMFQNARKNVG, from the coding sequence ATGAGAATTTTGCGTGGCTCCCCAGCTCTTTCTGAGTTTCGTGTTAACAAATTACTTGAACTTTGTCGTGAGCAAAGCCTGCCAGTAACAGGTATTTACGCTGAGTTTATGCACTTTGCTGACCTAACAGCAGATCTAGATGCGTCTGAATTAGGCAAACTAGAAAAACTGCTGACTTATGGTCCAACGATCGAAGAGCACGAGCCTGAAGGTCTTCTACTTCTCGCGACTCCACGTCCGGGTACTATTTCTCCGTGGTCTTCTAAATCCACTGACATCGCTGTTAACTGTGGTCTAGACAAAGTAAAACGTCTGGAGCGCGGTACGGCTTACTACATTGAATCATCAGAAACTCTATCTGAAGATCAAACTCAAGCCGTTAAAGCACTGATCCACGATCGTATGATGGAATCAGTGTTCACGGATCTGGATGCTGCATCTGCATTGTTTACAGTGGCAGAGCCGGCACCAGTAGCCGACGTTGATATCTTAGCGGGCGGTCGCGCTGCGCTAGAAGAGGCAAACGTTTCACTGGGTCTTGCACTTGCTGAAGACGAAATTGACTACTTGGTAGAAAACTTCACCAAGCTTGGTCGTAACCCGAACGACATCGAACTGATGATGTTTGCTCAAGCGAACTCTGAGCACTGTCGTCACAAGATCTTTAATGCAGACTGGACTATCGATGGCGTTGACCAAGATAAGTCTCTGTTCAAAATGATCAAAAACACGTTTGAAACGACGCCTGACCACGTTTTGTCTGCATACAAAGATAACGCAGCAGTAATGACGGGTTCTAAAGTGGGTCGTTTCTTCCCTGATCCAGAATCTCGCCAGTACAACTACCATCACGAAGATGCGCACATCTTGATGAAGGTTGAAACGCACAACCACCCAACGGCAATTTCACCTTGGCCTGGTGCTTCTACCGGTTCTGGTGGTGAGATCCGTGACGAAGGCGCAACCGGTATCGGTGGCAAGCCAAAAGCGGGTTTGGTTGGTTTTACAACATCTAACCTTCGCATCCCTGGTTACGAGCAACCTTGGGAAACTGATTTTGGTAAACCAGGTCGTATCGTTAACGCACTAGATATTATGCTAGAAGGTCCGCTTGGTGGCGCGGCGTTTAACAACGAATTTGGTCGTCCAAACCTGTTGGGTTACTTCCGTACTTACGAAGAAAAAGTAACGTCTCACGCGGGTGAAGAAGTTCGTGGTTACCATAAGCCAATCATGATTGCTGGTGGTATGGGGAACATTCGTGACGAGCATGTTCAGAAAAAAGAAATTCCTGTTGGTGCTAGCCTGATTGTACTTGGCGGTCCAGCTATGAACATCGGTCTTGGTGGTGGTGCCGCTTCTTCAATGGCTTCTGGTCAATCGGCTGAAGATCTTGATTTTGCTTCTGTTCAGCGTGAAAACCCTGAAATGGAACGTCGTTGTCAGGAAGTGATCGACCGTTGTTGGCAGCTAGGCGACGACAACCCAATCGCATTCATCCACGATGTTGGTGCTGGTGGTATTTCAAACGCGCTTCCTGAACTTTGTGATGATGGTGAGCGTGGTGGTAAATTCCAGTTACGCGACGTACCAAATGATGAGTTGAGCATGAGCCCACTTGAGATTTGGTGTAACGAATCTCAAGAGCGTTATGTTATGGCCGTTGCGCCAGAAAACATGGCAACATTCGAAGCAATTTGTAAGCGTGAACGTGCACCATACGCTGTCGTAGGTGTGGCAACAGAAGAGCGCCATTTAACACTGGAAGATTCGCACTTCGATAACACGCCAATCGATATGCCAATGGATATTCTGCTTGGCAAAACACCAAAGATGCATCGTGATGCCAAAACGCTGAAAGTGGAAAGTTCCGCGATTAGCCGTGAAGGTATCGAGCTAAATGAAGCGGCGGATCGCGTTCTTCGTTTACCAACCGTTGCAGAGAAAACATTCCTTATTACCATTGGTGACCGCTCAGTAACTGGTTTGGTTGCGCGTGATCAAATGGTAGGACCTTGGCAGGTTCCTGTAGCGAACTGTGCGGTAACGGCGGCGAGTTACGATTCTTACCACGGCGAAGCGATGTCGATGGGTGAGCGTACACCAGTTGCATTGCTAGACTTCGGTGCATCGGCTCGCTTAGCAGTAGGTGAGTCTTTGACGAACATCGCTGCGACAGATATCGGCGACATTAAACACATTAAGCTATCGGCAAACTGGATGTCTCCAGCGGGTCACCCAGGTGAAGATGCAGGTTTGTACGAAGCCGTTAAGGCGGTGGGCGAGGAGCTTTGTCCGGCACTGGGTCTAACCATTCCTGTTGGTAAAGACTCCATGTCTATGAAAACCAAGTGGAACGAAAATGGTGAAGACAAAGAAGTTACTTCTCCATTGTCATTGGTTATCACGGCATTTGGTCGTGTGGAAGACGTTCGCAAAACCGTAACCCCTCAGTTACTGACTGACAAAGGTGAGTCTTCACTGGTATTGGTAGACCTAGGTAACGGCAAGAACCGCTTAGGTGCGACAGCGCTAGCGCAGGTATACAAGCAGTTAGGCGACAAGCCAGCTGATGTAGATAACGCAGAGCAGCTAAAAGGCTTCTTCGATGCCATGCAAACATTGGTTCGTGAAGACAAACTGTTGGCTTACCACGATAAAGGCGATGGTGGTTTGTTTGTAACCCTAGCGGAAATGGCATTCGCAGGTCACTGTGGTGTTCGCTCGAATATCGCAGAGCTGGGTGAAGACGCGCTCGCGACGTTATTCAACGAAGAATTGGGTGCTGTGGTTCAGGTTAAGAACGACGATTTGGATGCGGTACTTTCTACTCTGGCTGCAAATGGCTTGGAAACATGCTCTCACGTTATCGGTAGCGTTGAAGATTCAGACAACTTCGTTATCACTTCTGGCGATGCGATTGTGCTTGAGCGTTCACGTACAGAACTGCGTACTATCTGGGCAGAGACAACGCACAAGATGCAAGGTTTACGTGATAACCCAGCGTGTGCCGACCAAGAATTCGAAGCGAAGAAAGACAATTCAGACCCAGGCCTGAACGTCAAATTAAGCTACGATGTGAATGAAGACATTGCTGCGCCATACATTGCGACAGGCGCTAAACCTAAAATGGCAATTCTACGTGAGCAGGGCGTGAACTCTCACGTTGAAATGGCTGCCGCGTTCGATCGTGCTGGTTTTGAAGCCACCGATATCCACATGAGTGATATCTTAACAGGGCAAGCCGTACTGGAAGAGTACAACGGTTTAGTCGCTTGTGGCGGTTTCTCTTACGGTGACGTATTGGGTGCTGGTGAAGGCTGGGCTAAATCAATCTTGTTCAATGAAGAGGCTCGCAGCCAATTCGAAAGCTTCTTTAAGCGCGAAGATACGTTCTCTTTAGGTGTTTGTAACGGTTGTCAGATGCTTTCAAACTTGAAGGAACTGATTCCAGGTGCGGACTTATGGCCTCGCTTTGTTCGTAACGAATCTGAGCGTTTTGAAGCGCGCTTTAGCCTAGTTGAAGTGCAGAAATCCGATTCTGTGTTCTTCGATGGTATGGAAGGCTCTCGTATGCCAATCGCGGTTTCTCATGGCGAAGGTCGTGTTGAAGTTCGTGGCGGTGAACACCTAAATGCCATTGAAAATTCAGGTACGGTCGCGTTGCGTTACGTTGATAATAACGGAAACCAAACGCAGCAATACCCTAACAACCCGAATGGTTCGCCAAACGCGATTACGGGTCTAACAACATCGGACGGTCGTGTAACGATCATGATGCCTCACCCAGAGCGTGTATTCCGCACGGTAGCAAACTCTTGGTCTCCAGAGGGTTGGGGTGAGAATGGTGCTTGGATGCGTATGTTCCAAAATGCACGTAAGAATGTCGGTTAA